One genomic region from Candidatus Caldarchaeum subterraneum encodes:
- a CDS encoding translation initiation factor eIF-6, whose translation MEIRLETVLGSAEVGLFALPTDRYVILSKEINPSKVRVFQQVLKVDTILTSLADSILVAPFAAGNSNGLLLSKLVVDEELKKIKAALPDLNIHRLDTKYTAVGNLILCNDRGAVVSSLLGKNVAKVVADVLGTETVSSTVANRSYVGSLVAATNVGALVFVDAEDDELKLVEDVLHVNVDTGTVNGGVLFPRSGIAANSSGAIVGALTTGPELMTISRVFQR comes from the coding sequence ATGGAGATTAGGCTGGAGACTGTGCTCGGCTCCGCTGAGGTGGGCTTGTTTGCTCTCCCAACAGACCGCTACGTTATTCTCTCCAAGGAGATAAACCCGTCGAAAGTCAGGGTATTTCAACAAGTGCTGAAGGTTGACACCATCCTAACCTCTTTAGCCGACAGCATCCTAGTCGCGCCTTTCGCGGCGGGTAACTCAAACGGGCTGCTCTTATCCAAGCTCGTGGTGGATGAGGAGCTGAAGAAAATCAAAGCCGCTCTTCCCGACTTGAACATTCATCGTCTCGACACCAAATACACAGCCGTAGGCAACCTGATACTATGTAACGACAGAGGCGCCGTGGTTAGCTCTCTGCTGGGCAAAAACGTTGCGAAAGTTGTTGCCGATGTTTTGGGCACCGAAACAGTTTCCTCAACTGTAGCAAACAGGTCCTACGTGGGTTCGCTGGTCGCGGCGACAAATGTGGGGGCGCTGGTCTTTGTAGACGCTGAGGATGATGAGCTGAAGCTGGTGGAGGACGTGCTGCATGTCAATGTGGATACTGGCACGGTCAACGGCGGTGTGCTTTTTCCACGCAGCGGAATAGCCGCCAACTCCAGCGGCGCAATAGTGGGCGCATTAACCACAGGGCCCGAGCTAATGACCATCTCAAGAGTTTTCCAGAGATAA
- a CDS encoding large subunit ribosomal protein L31e has protein sequence MSQHSPRVHVIPLGDAWKASRLRRTDAAVRLVKEYAMRHGKASVVKISPKVNEILWANSRQSPPRRIRVVLEKEDEDTVVVRLENEASAEEKE, from the coding sequence TTGAGTCAGCATTCACCGCGTGTGCACGTGATTCCGTTGGGTGATGCTTGGAAGGCTTCGAGGCTTAGGAGAACCGATGCAGCGGTCCGTTTAGTCAAAGAGTATGCGATGAGGCATGGAAAGGCCTCTGTAGTGAAGATATCTCCGAAGGTCAACGAGATACTTTGGGCGAACAGTCGTCAAAGCCCTCCGCGGAGGATACGTGTTGTTCTGGAAAAAGAGGACGAGGACACGGTTGTAGTGAGGCTTGAGAACGAGGCATCGGCCGAGGAGAAGGAGTAG
- a CDS encoding cyclase family protein, giving the protein MSPSSCDGEYLYHPTHISLSVSSSSVLDLSKVKIYDLSQPTSTKAPPFMWYPPFKATWIKRLSEHNVNAMYIEGPLHHGTHFDGQLHFMTGGKDIASIDINYFIGEGVVVDISRKVGDYDIYTPETIEGAAKEAGLEIRPDDILIIYTGYSRYAWCGQEPDEVRYICKHPGPDVRFAKWCIEKKIRWLGVDAASQDHPLNTIIRRARPDLVAEAEKKWGKKIDELMPWPENYQVMHTMLFPKMILHAENLGGDIDKVANKRCLIMAPPFKFEGGESAYCRVIAITPAK; this is encoded by the coding sequence ATGTCACCTAGTTCATGCGACGGCGAATATTTATATCATCCGACACACATATCACTTTCCGTGAGTAGCAGTAGTGTTTTAGATCTTTCAAAAGTAAAGATTTACGACCTTTCTCAGCCAACCAGCACCAAGGCGCCGCCTTTCATGTGGTATCCGCCTTTCAAAGCCACGTGGATAAAGAGGCTTAGCGAGCACAACGTAAACGCCATGTATATCGAGGGGCCGCTGCATCATGGCACCCACTTCGATGGGCAGTTACATTTCATGACAGGTGGAAAAGATATCGCAAGCATCGACATAAACTATTTCATCGGCGAAGGTGTCGTCGTCGATATAAGCAGGAAGGTGGGAGACTATGATATCTACACACCTGAAACAATTGAGGGCGCGGCCAAAGAGGCTGGGCTTGAGATTAGGCCCGACGACATTCTCATCATTTACACCGGCTACAGCAGATATGCTTGGTGTGGCCAAGAGCCTGATGAGGTCAGATACATATGTAAACATCCCGGGCCAGATGTCCGGTTTGCGAAATGGTGTATAGAGAAGAAGATTAGATGGTTGGGTGTTGACGCAGCTTCACAGGACCACCCGCTCAATACAATCATCCGCAGAGCGAGACCAGACCTAGTCGCAGAGGCCGAGAAGAAATGGGGAAAGAAAATCGATGAGTTGATGCCTTGGCCTGAAAACTATCAAGTAATGCATACAATGTTGTTCCCGAAAATGATTCTGCATGCTGAAAACCTTGGGGGCGATATCGATAAGGTTGCTAATAAAAGATGCTTGATAATGGCTCCGCCTTTCAAGTTTGAGGGTGGGGAAAGCGCGTACTGTAGGGTAATCGCCATAACTCCAGCTAAGTAG
- a CDS encoding conserved hypothetical protein (bacterial FdrA protein): MAVYKVANLVVSGVYRDSVQLMEVSESIKRLKGVVDAAVVMGTVSNKESLKPLGLLTSEGEKAGPNDIIIAVKAAGNIEEILETSKKLLFETHVTAPKYISIEEALNANPDVKFASISIPGGYVEEVAVKLIEGNVNLFIFSDHVPIETEVSLKRKASSRDLLVMGPEAGTAFVAGVGFGFANNVMRGNVGVVASAGSGIQEFVTLLDAYGIGVSHAIGVGARDLTEKVGGIMAQKALRLLNGDSDTKFIAFIAKHSDINVVKRILEEEKISKPLALCLLGVSQPITDQPQSHTLHGLVMHIASQLSRGKRDEMINSLLREADMLKKMVSHEPGFPRGFYSGGTLATETAYVWNKAGLEIYSNIGLSWTRRLDNPYTSIGATIVDYGSEEFTEGRPHPIIDPTLRNRRIVTELESDSTNSIAMDLIIGYGAPDNIVSKVFDEIGEAVLKNRKKRLAVRVVGTDKDYQWPQVSGIEKFGVLTSSSNAMAAVFTAACGKNDPSLVDFLISELILEVEK, translated from the coding sequence ATGGCTGTCTATAAGGTCGCGAACCTTGTTGTAAGCGGAGTTTACAGAGACTCTGTCCAGTTGATGGAGGTTTCTGAAAGCATCAAGCGGCTGAAGGGGGTCGTCGATGCCGCGGTAGTAATGGGGACGGTCTCCAACAAAGAGTCGCTCAAACCCTTGGGGCTTTTGACAAGCGAAGGAGAAAAAGCTGGCCCCAACGACATAATAATAGCTGTCAAGGCTGCGGGAAACATTGAAGAAATTTTGGAAACATCCAAGAAATTATTGTTCGAGACACATGTGACTGCGCCAAAATATATCAGCATTGAAGAGGCGTTGAATGCTAACCCTGACGTAAAGTTTGCCTCGATATCTATACCGGGGGGATACGTCGAGGAGGTGGCGGTTAAACTTATTGAAGGAAACGTTAACTTGTTTATTTTCAGCGACCACGTCCCTATAGAGACGGAGGTTTCGCTGAAGCGGAAAGCTTCTTCTAGAGACCTGCTTGTCATGGGGCCCGAAGCCGGTACAGCTTTTGTCGCTGGTGTTGGATTCGGTTTCGCAAACAATGTCATGAGGGGAAATGTTGGAGTAGTTGCCTCCGCGGGGTCTGGCATCCAAGAGTTTGTAACTCTGCTGGACGCATATGGAATCGGTGTTAGCCACGCCATAGGTGTAGGTGCCAGAGACTTGACTGAAAAAGTTGGTGGAATTATGGCGCAGAAGGCTTTGAGGCTTCTAAACGGCGACAGCGACACAAAATTCATCGCGTTTATCGCGAAACACTCGGACATCAACGTGGTTAAGAGAATATTAGAGGAGGAGAAAATCTCGAAACCACTAGCACTATGTCTGCTCGGAGTCTCGCAGCCAATCACCGACCAACCGCAGTCTCACACTCTACATGGACTGGTGATGCATATAGCTTCACAGCTTTCAAGGGGCAAGAGGGACGAGATGATAAACAGCTTATTAAGAGAAGCAGATATGTTGAAGAAAATGGTATCCCATGAGCCTGGTTTTCCACGTGGCTTCTACAGCGGCGGTACTCTAGCAACGGAGACCGCGTACGTTTGGAACAAGGCGGGGCTGGAGATATATTCAAACATAGGTTTATCATGGACCCGCAGACTTGACAACCCATACACCTCAATAGGTGCAACCATAGTTGACTATGGTTCGGAGGAGTTCACCGAAGGCAGACCACATCCGATAATAGACCCCACACTCAGAAACAGACGCATCGTAACAGAGCTAGAGTCGGACTCAACCAATTCAATAGCCATGGACCTGATAATTGGATACGGCGCACCAGACAATATAGTGAGTAAAGTTTTTGACGAGATTGGAGAAGCTGTTTTGAAAAATAGAAAAAAGAGGCTAGCCGTCCGAGTGGTCGGCACAGACAAGGACTATCAATGGCCTCAGGTTAGCGGTATCGAAAAATTTGGCGTGCTGACATCTTCTTCAAACGCCATGGCCGCCGTTTTCACAGCAGCTTGTGGAAAAAATGACCCCAGCCTTGTCGACTTTTTGATTAGTGAGCTTATTTTGGAGGTGGAAAAATGA
- a CDS encoding molybdenum hydroxylase family protein, large subunit: MHAAVLRSPYAHARITKIDKTRALALKGVVAVYTADDLGQLNGPLPPSVSPLPQYPIPYMRTHYALAKEKVRYVGEPVAFIVAENKYVAKDAAEMVEVEYEPLPAVVDVEKAIQQGSPLVHEDVPNNIAAHHIIRVGDSTLAGNADLVIREKFVFNRGAGASIETRGVVAHYDAKTGQLTVWDSTQAPIPIRNTLSKLFNIPLHLVRVIAPDIGGGFGPKIMLFYPEEILTTFAAIKLGRPVKWIEERREYMVATNQQRIQVHYVEAAFGRDGRLLSFRDRFLVDTGAYTPYGIMVPIITSGTMPGPYKIPAMEIEFMSVYTNKTVVSPVRGAGRPDAVYVMERVMDIAAQKLGLDRVEVRRRNLIKSNEFPYDTGIIYQDGGPVKYDSGNYESLLNLLLEKIHYKSWPERKQRYRAQGRYVGLGLALYVEGAGVGPYEMAKVTVTPSGRIVVATGVGSQGQGHFTVLAQIAADVLGASVDDVDVVVGDTAHMPWGVGTFASRSATIAGNAVHLAAMDVRKKAAEVAAKLFEANPEDIEFQGGRVFVRGHPDKSYTLGELAVYAHPIRGLIKREPGLEATRFFSPEQSVFASGGHAAEVEIDPETGKLHILRYVIVHDCGPMINPLIVEGQIHGGLSNGLGGAVYEEIVHDESGQPLATTFSDYLIPSATEMPEKIEIYHLETPSPLNPLGVKGVGEAGVIPVAAVIASAVQDAFDGKVIPTQSPLKPNTLKELLKVTGQ, encoded by the coding sequence TTGCACGCAGCTGTCCTTCGCAGTCCCTATGCACACGCGCGTATCACTAAAATCGATAAGACCAGAGCTCTAGCATTGAAAGGTGTTGTGGCTGTCTATACGGCGGATGACCTTGGGCAGTTGAATGGCCCCCTGCCCCCCTCCGTTTCTCCTCTTCCACAGTATCCTATTCCTTACATGAGGACACACTATGCATTGGCGAAGGAGAAGGTTAGATACGTTGGTGAACCTGTCGCGTTCATAGTCGCTGAAAACAAGTATGTCGCGAAAGACGCTGCGGAGATGGTAGAAGTTGAATACGAGCCTCTTCCCGCCGTGGTTGACGTTGAGAAAGCCATTCAACAGGGGTCCCCCCTCGTTCATGAAGACGTCCCCAACAATATTGCTGCACATCATATCATCCGCGTTGGGGACTCAACTCTAGCAGGGAACGCTGACTTAGTGATACGGGAAAAGTTTGTTTTCAATCGTGGGGCTGGGGCGTCTATAGAGACGCGGGGAGTTGTGGCCCATTATGATGCGAAGACGGGGCAGCTTACTGTTTGGGATTCTACACAGGCTCCGATACCTATCAGAAACACCTTGTCAAAACTTTTCAATATTCCTCTTCACCTAGTCCGCGTAATAGCGCCCGACATAGGCGGAGGATTTGGGCCGAAAATCATGCTCTTCTACCCGGAGGAGATACTGACAACATTTGCAGCAATTAAACTGGGAAGGCCTGTGAAGTGGATAGAGGAACGGAGAGAGTATATGGTTGCAACGAATCAGCAGAGAATTCAGGTGCACTATGTTGAGGCCGCTTTCGGTAGAGACGGTCGGCTACTCAGTTTCAGAGACAGGTTCCTCGTCGACACGGGAGCATACACCCCATACGGTATCATGGTCCCGATAATAACGTCTGGGACGATGCCGGGGCCGTACAAGATTCCGGCGATGGAGATAGAGTTCATGTCGGTTTACACGAACAAGACTGTTGTAAGCCCTGTGCGGGGAGCTGGAAGACCCGACGCCGTGTATGTAATGGAGCGTGTGATGGATATAGCTGCTCAGAAATTGGGCCTTGACAGAGTTGAGGTTAGGCGGAGAAATCTCATCAAAAGCAATGAGTTTCCATACGATACAGGAATAATTTACCAAGACGGCGGCCCCGTCAAATACGACAGCGGAAACTACGAGAGCCTCCTCAACCTGCTCCTTGAAAAAATCCATTACAAATCTTGGCCAGAGAGGAAACAGAGATACAGAGCTCAGGGAAGATATGTCGGGTTGGGGCTGGCCCTGTACGTAGAAGGCGCCGGTGTCGGGCCTTATGAAATGGCTAAGGTAACCGTAACACCCTCAGGGAGAATAGTTGTGGCCACAGGAGTGGGTTCGCAGGGCCAAGGACACTTCACAGTTCTCGCCCAAATCGCTGCCGATGTTCTCGGGGCCTCCGTCGACGATGTTGACGTAGTTGTGGGAGACACGGCGCATATGCCGTGGGGGGTTGGAACATTCGCCAGCAGATCAGCGACAATCGCGGGTAACGCTGTCCACCTCGCCGCCATGGATGTTAGGAAGAAAGCGGCCGAGGTTGCGGCCAAACTTTTCGAAGCCAACCCCGAGGACATAGAATTCCAAGGAGGCAGGGTCTTCGTCCGAGGCCATCCAGACAAGAGCTATACACTCGGAGAACTAGCAGTCTACGCACATCCGATAAGAGGCTTGATAAAAAGGGAGCCGGGACTCGAGGCAACACGGTTTTTCAGCCCGGAGCAGTCGGTTTTCGCCTCAGGCGGCCACGCAGCAGAAGTCGAGATAGACCCGGAAACAGGTAAGCTCCACATTCTCAGGTACGTGATAGTGCATGACTGCGGGCCAATGATTAACCCGCTTATCGTCGAGGGCCAGATACACGGTGGGCTCTCGAACGGACTGGGAGGAGCGGTTTATGAGGAAATTGTCCACGACGAATCAGGTCAACCTCTTGCAACAACCTTCTCTGACTACCTTATACCGTCAGCAACGGAGATGCCTGAAAAAATCGAAATATACCATCTTGAGACGCCTTCGCCGCTGAACCCGCTCGGGGTAAAAGGTGTGGGTGAAGCAGGCGTTATTCCCGTGGCCGCGGTCATCGCCTCAGCAGTTCAAGACGCTTTCGACGGCAAAGTAATACCTACGCAAAGTCCGCTGAAACCAAACACTTTGAAAGAGCTGCTTAAGGTGACCGGGCAATAA
- a CDS encoding propionyl-CoA carboxylase beta chain — protein MSSGSVFDRINSLLDAGSFRPILSGVEQHGADMPHRPGDGVVAGFGKIGGRNVAVFAHDPAFAGGSLGEVGVRKIAKLYELAARFGYPIIGLADSSGARIQEGARSLIAVGELIKTANKAHGKIPQINVIIAGGVGGAAFTAAVGDVVIGVAKTGYMFLHGPRAVKHATGQDVSIMELGSVKTLAASSGLIDFVTEDEAQAISLVKKLLSYLPSNYLATPPTSIATESTIKQDLESTETRRLIAEIIDPGTFLEFKADYARNLITGLGRVDGLVVGVVANEPNVFKGYIDGKACVKLSRFVDFCNSFNIPVLTIVDTPGFEPGVAAEHGGIIREGTWVYRSYLNATVPKVTLIAGKAYGGAYIAMCSKGIGADYVLALPDAEVAVQPLEVSAEILFRKELEKLPDDQKAAAFAQYVEALRTKSRGDALLSIGVADVIVKREEVKKTVSSVLHSLYDGYVKNSSLNRS, from the coding sequence ATGTCTTCAGGTTCTGTTTTTGATCGAATAAACTCCCTTTTGGATGCCGGCAGTTTTCGGCCGATTCTCTCTGGTGTTGAGCAGCATGGTGCAGACATGCCGCATAGGCCTGGTGACGGTGTGGTGGCGGGCTTCGGTAAAATAGGGGGAAGAAATGTAGCTGTTTTCGCGCATGACCCAGCTTTCGCAGGAGGTTCCCTCGGAGAGGTTGGTGTGAGGAAAATCGCCAAGCTCTACGAACTGGCAGCCAGATTTGGTTACCCAATAATCGGGCTAGCGGACTCGTCAGGTGCACGTATCCAGGAAGGCGCCAGGTCCTTGATAGCGGTAGGCGAGCTGATAAAAACAGCTAACAAAGCGCATGGAAAAATTCCCCAGATCAATGTGATAATCGCGGGAGGCGTCGGAGGAGCAGCGTTTACCGCAGCTGTTGGAGACGTGGTGATTGGTGTGGCTAAGACTGGCTACATGTTTCTACATGGACCACGGGCGGTGAAGCATGCGACTGGTCAGGATGTTTCGATAATGGAGCTAGGCTCCGTCAAAACATTGGCCGCTTCCTCGGGTTTAATAGACTTTGTCACGGAGGATGAGGCGCAGGCAATTTCTCTTGTAAAGAAATTGCTATCGTATCTGCCGTCAAACTATCTCGCCACCCCGCCTACATCAATCGCAACAGAATCAACCATAAAACAGGATTTAGAAAGCACAGAAACACGGAGACTCATAGCAGAAATTATTGATCCAGGAACCTTCCTCGAGTTCAAAGCCGATTATGCACGAAACCTCATAACTGGTCTAGGCCGTGTTGACGGACTGGTTGTCGGAGTTGTGGCCAACGAGCCAAACGTCTTCAAGGGATACATCGACGGTAAAGCATGTGTGAAGCTTTCCCGATTTGTTGACTTTTGCAACAGCTTCAACATCCCTGTTCTCACGATAGTCGACACACCGGGGTTTGAGCCAGGAGTAGCCGCTGAGCACGGCGGCATAATCAGAGAAGGCACATGGGTATATCGCTCATATCTCAACGCCACGGTACCGAAGGTGACGCTGATAGCCGGCAAAGCCTATGGCGGAGCATACATAGCCATGTGCAGTAAAGGTATTGGAGCTGACTATGTTTTGGCTTTGCCTGACGCTGAGGTGGCTGTCCAGCCGCTCGAGGTCTCGGCTGAGATTTTGTTCCGCAAAGAGCTTGAAAAACTTCCAGATGACCAGAAGGCAGCGGCTTTCGCACAGTATGTTGAAGCCTTGCGAACAAAATCCAGGGGAGACGCGCTATTATCGATAGGTGTGGCGGATGTTATCGTCAAGAGGGAAGAAGTCAAGAAAACAGTTTCATCAGTCCTTCACTCCCTCTACGACGGGTATGTGAAAAACAGCTCTCTCAACAGAAGCTAA
- a CDS encoding molybdenum hydroxylase family protein, large subunit, which produces MISQFGGFKYVGKPLPRVDSYPKVTGVAEYAGDIELPGMLYAKLLLSPYPHAKIVSINVEKAKRCPGVVGVAVGEDFPFRVGLYVNDRYILAYKKVRWAGEPVAAVVAESLEQAEEAVELIDVNYEPLPAVLDVREALKPGAPLVHEELGEYAHSPAFRPIPGTNIANKFTLRKGDVEKGFRESDVIIENEFSMPQVSHTQLETHVTIGQYLPDGNVKIWTSAQSPFTVRHILSVSLGIPEHKISVYVPYVGGAFGGKAGINFEPLVVMLSKIVGGKPVKLELTREEQFTTAPVRQGMYAKVKTGVKRSGEIMAEKLFYVYDAGAYADYGVNIGRAAGYSCTGPYYVPNVEADSLTVYTNHPWGTAFRGFGHFEFLWAIERQMDIVANELGIDPVEFRLKNALLPGLTTPTGEVLRQDAGRIDECIKAVASAIGWGKKSENITGKPRGKGIAALWKAPAMPPNASSSAIIKFNEDGTAELLLGITEIGQGSETALAQIAAEELGIPLEKIKVVPFRHTDVSPYSWQTVASRGLFMDGKAVQMAARDAKNQILEIAAQVLRVQKDDLVLENERVFVKGRPEVGLELRQIVNGYTYPNGNVVGGPVIGRGFYSASRLTYLDPETGQGLPALKWTFGAHAVEVEVDPDTGMVKVLKLVSAFDIGKAINPLTVKSQIYGGAVQSMSLGLYEGYVYDENGRLLNYNLTDYKIARARDIPVEHEAIIIENPQLDGPFGARGIGELSMLSVEAAIANALYDAVGIVLKDLPINAERIWRAIEAKKQKRVVEVIS; this is translated from the coding sequence GTGATCAGCCAATTTGGAGGGTTCAAGTACGTTGGTAAACCTCTTCCCCGTGTCGACTCCTACCCGAAAGTCACTGGTGTAGCGGAGTATGCAGGTGATATAGAGCTGCCTGGGATGCTTTATGCAAAGCTTCTGCTTAGCCCTTATCCCCATGCGAAAATAGTCTCAATAAACGTTGAGAAAGCTAAGAGATGTCCGGGGGTTGTTGGAGTGGCTGTTGGCGAGGATTTTCCATTTAGGGTGGGACTCTATGTTAATGACCGTTACATTCTCGCATACAAGAAAGTTAGGTGGGCAGGTGAACCTGTAGCGGCTGTAGTGGCTGAGAGTTTGGAGCAAGCGGAGGAGGCTGTTGAACTAATTGATGTAAACTATGAACCCTTGCCGGCTGTTCTCGATGTCAGGGAAGCTCTGAAGCCCGGTGCTCCCCTAGTCCACGAAGAACTCGGCGAATACGCTCATTCTCCAGCGTTTAGACCCATCCCAGGAACAAACATAGCCAACAAATTCACCTTAAGAAAAGGCGATGTCGAGAAAGGTTTTCGCGAAAGCGACGTTATAATTGAGAACGAGTTTTCCATGCCTCAGGTTTCTCACACACAGCTAGAGACGCATGTGACTATCGGCCAATATCTTCCAGACGGCAACGTGAAGATCTGGACCTCGGCGCAGTCACCTTTCACTGTTAGACACATCCTAAGCGTTTCGCTCGGTATACCGGAGCATAAGATATCCGTGTACGTGCCCTACGTGGGCGGAGCGTTTGGTGGAAAGGCTGGAATCAACTTCGAGCCACTGGTCGTTATGCTTTCCAAGATTGTCGGCGGAAAGCCGGTAAAACTGGAGCTGACACGTGAAGAACAATTCACAACCGCGCCAGTGAGACAGGGCATGTACGCCAAGGTGAAAACAGGTGTTAAACGTAGCGGGGAAATCATGGCTGAGAAGCTGTTTTACGTGTACGACGCAGGCGCTTATGCGGATTATGGTGTGAACATAGGTAGAGCGGCTGGCTATTCATGCACAGGCCCCTATTACGTGCCCAACGTTGAAGCCGACTCGTTGACAGTCTACACTAATCATCCATGGGGCACGGCCTTCAGAGGATTCGGCCACTTCGAGTTTCTCTGGGCCATCGAACGTCAGATGGATATTGTTGCCAACGAGCTTGGGATAGACCCTGTCGAGTTTAGGCTGAAAAACGCTCTTCTACCAGGCCTGACCACACCAACTGGAGAGGTACTTCGACAGGATGCGGGACGAATAGATGAATGCATTAAAGCCGTCGCTTCCGCCATAGGATGGGGCAAAAAATCCGAGAATATCACCGGAAAACCACGTGGCAAAGGGATAGCCGCCTTGTGGAAAGCACCAGCTATGCCGCCCAACGCCTCATCATCAGCCATCATAAAATTCAACGAAGATGGAACAGCTGAGCTATTGCTTGGCATAACCGAAATAGGTCAGGGAAGCGAAACGGCTCTCGCACAAATAGCGGCTGAGGAACTGGGCATTCCACTAGAGAAAATAAAGGTCGTCCCCTTCCGTCACACAGATGTCTCACCCTATTCTTGGCAGACCGTCGCGAGCAGGGGGCTGTTCATGGACGGTAAGGCTGTCCAAATGGCTGCAAGAGACGCCAAAAACCAAATACTGGAGATCGCGGCACAGGTTTTACGTGTCCAGAAAGATGACCTCGTTCTTGAGAATGAGAGAGTGTTTGTCAAAGGGAGACCTGAGGTTGGGTTGGAGCTGCGGCAGATAGTCAACGGCTATACCTACCCAAACGGAAACGTTGTCGGGGGTCCCGTTATAGGCAGAGGATTTTACTCAGCATCCCGGCTAACATATCTTGACCCCGAAACTGGGCAGGGTCTCCCAGCGTTGAAGTGGACCTTTGGAGCACATGCGGTAGAAGTCGAGGTCGACCCTGACACTGGAATGGTCAAGGTTCTCAAGCTCGTATCGGCTTTTGACATCGGCAAAGCCATCAACCCGCTTACGGTTAAGAGTCAGATATATGGAGGAGCCGTCCAGTCAATGAGCCTCGGGTTATACGAAGGCTACGTATATGACGAAAACGGCCGCCTGCTCAACTATAACCTGACCGATTATAAGATTGCGCGGGCCCGCGACATACCTGTAGAGCATGAAGCCATTATTATCGAGAACCCGCAGCTCGATGGGCCGTTCGGAGCTCGGGGGATAGGTGAGCTCTCTATGCTTTCGGTTGAGGCGGCTATCGCAAACGCTCTCTACGATGCTGTGGGAATTGTTTTGAAAGATCTACCGATAAATGCCGAGAGAATATGGAGGGCGATAGAGGCGAAGAAACAGAAACGGGTTGTGGAGGTGATTAGCTGA
- a CDS encoding molybdenum hydroxylase family protein, medium subunit translates to MVSKFVYHAPKSLQEALDLMSSYGRDAKPLAGGTDLLVDLREKKSKPKAVIDLKNIKELNKLSYERGSGLVIGATVTYEQILSFEPIRRRYTVLWEAVKTIADEIIRMRATLVGNICTSSPAADTAPPLLVYDAVVKTLSKNGAREIPIEKFFIGVKKNVLEAGEIVESVYLPEPLEDARGAYLKAMRTWSEDLALVGVAVLVADRGRDVRLAYASVAPTPVRARKAEDVFRGDGPLREKIEQAVEIAAASVSPITDVRASKEYRLHLVKTFTRNALLKLLGTEVVNVA, encoded by the coding sequence ATGGTGTCGAAATTTGTATACCACGCGCCCAAATCGCTTCAAGAAGCTCTCGACCTAATGAGCAGCTATGGAAGAGACGCTAAGCCATTAGCGGGCGGAACAGACCTTCTGGTTGACCTTAGAGAGAAAAAATCCAAGCCAAAAGCCGTTATAGACCTGAAAAACATCAAAGAACTCAACAAGCTCAGCTATGAAAGAGGCAGCGGCCTCGTGATAGGGGCTACCGTAACCTATGAACAGATTCTGAGCTTCGAGCCAATCCGTAGACGCTACACGGTTCTATGGGAGGCGGTTAAAACAATCGCTGACGAGATAATACGTATGAGAGCAACCCTCGTCGGAAACATATGCACATCCTCGCCAGCGGCAGACACCGCCCCACCATTGCTAGTCTATGACGCTGTGGTAAAAACGCTCAGCAAGAACGGTGCAAGGGAAATACCTATCGAAAAATTCTTCATAGGAGTTAAGAAGAATGTATTGGAAGCCGGTGAGATAGTTGAGTCGGTCTATTTGCCAGAGCCTCTTGAAGACGCTAGGGGGGCTTATCTGAAGGCTATGAGAACTTGGAGTGAAGACCTTGCTTTGGTTGGTGTAGCTGTTCTTGTTGCAGACCGGGGCAGAGATGTCCGTTTGGCTTATGCAAGCGTTGCACCCACACCGGTAAGGGCCAGAAAAGCTGAAGACGTCTTCAGAGGCGATGGCCCTCTCAGAGAAAAAATCGAGCAGGCTGTGGAAATCGCAGCAGCCAGCGTCTCCCCCATAACAGACGTCCGTGCCAGCAAAGAATACCGTCTACATTTAGTCAAGACCTTTACGAGAAACGCTCTCCTCAAGCTACTGGGAACGGAGGTGGTAAATGTTGCGTAG
- a CDS encoding molybdenum hydroxylase family protein, small subunit: protein MLRRIQVTVNGVERFAEVEDHKTLLWLLREKFKLKGTKHGCDRGDCGLCTVLLNGKPVKSCLVLAAEVDGSTILTVEGLARNGELTPVQKSFIKHGALQCGICTPAFVIMGHWLVQNEKKLDRERVADALDGILCRCTGYRQIIDAIIDAASGTG, encoded by the coding sequence ATGTTGCGTAGGATTCAGGTGACAGTGAACGGGGTTGAAAGATTCGCCGAGGTAGAGGACCACAAAACTCTCCTATGGCTTTTGCGTGAGAAGTTCAAGCTAAAGGGTACAAAGCATGGATGCGACAGGGGAGACTGCGGCCTATGCACCGTTCTCCTCAACGGCAAACCAGTGAAATCATGTCTGGTTCTGGCCGCCGAAGTTGACGGCTCCACCATATTGACGGTTGAGGGGTTGGCTAGAAACGGTGAGCTGACACCCGTGCAGAAATCATTCATAAAGCATGGGGCGTTACAATGCGGCATCTGCACCCCCGCCTTCGTGATCATGGGGCACTGGCTCGTCCAGAATGAGAAAAAACTTGACAGAGAGAGAGTTGCGGATGCCTTGGACGGGATACTGTGTAGATGCACGGGCTACCGACAGATAATAGATGCGATAATTGACGCGGCCTCAGGCACTGGATAG